In Rhodamnia argentea isolate NSW1041297 chromosome 11, ASM2092103v1, whole genome shotgun sequence, one genomic interval encodes:
- the LOC115751086 gene encoding glucose-6-phosphate 1-dehydrogenase 6, cytoplasmic — protein MMGSGGWSIEKRSSFRSESFLRDIDAPETGCLSIVVLGASGDLAKKKTFPALFNLYRQGFLPSDEVYIFGYARTKISDDELRNRIRGFLVDNKAASSKHSDDVVKFLQLIKYVSGSYDSEEGFQRLDKEISEHEISKNSREGSSRRLFYLALPPSVYPSVCKLIRNYCMNKSDLGGWTRIVVEKPFGRDLESAEKLSAQIGDLFDEPQIYRIDHYLGKELVQNLLVLRFANRFFLPLWNRDNIANVQIVFREDFGTEGRGGYFDEYGIIRDIIQNHLLQVFCLVAMEKPVSLKPEHIRDEKVKVLQSVLPIEDEEVVLGQYEGYRDDSTVPDNSNTPTFATMVLRIHNERWEGVPFILKAGKALNSRKAEIRVQFKDVPGDIYKCQKQGRNEFVIRLQPSEAMYMKLTVKQPGLEMSTVQSELDLSYRQRYQEVVIPEAYERLILDTIRGDQQHFVRRDELKAAWEIFTPILHRIDNGEFKPIPYQPGSRGPGEADELLEKAGYVQTHGYIWIPPTL, from the exons ATGATGGGATCGGGTGGCTGGTCCATTGAGAAAAGATCCAGTTTCAGAAGTGAATCCTTTTTGAGGGACATTGATGCGCCCGAAACTGGGTGCCTCTCGATTGTAGTGCTCGGTGCTTCTGGAGATCTTGCCAAGAAGAAGACTTTTCCCGCACTCTTCAACCTCTACCGTCAG GGATTTTTACCATCAGACGAAGTTTACATTTTTGGCTATGCAAGGACTAAAATATCAGATGACGAGTTGAGAAATCGCATCCGTGG GTTTCTTGTTGATAACAAGGCTGCTTCATCCAAGCACTCTGACGACGTTGTGAAGTTTCTCCAGCTG ATCAAATATGTAAGTGGTTCTTATGATTCTGAAGAGGGTTTTCAGAGGTTGGACAAAGAAATTTCAGagcatgaaatttcaaaaaatagtcGCGAAGGGTCATCGAGGAGATTGTTTTATCTGGCACTTCCCCCATCTGTATATCCATCTGTCTGCAAGCTGATCAGAAATTACTGCATGAACAAAT CTGATCTTGGAGGATGGACTCGAATTGTCGTGGAAAAACCTTTTGGCAGGGATCTCGAATCTGCAGAAAAACTTAGTGCTCAGATTGGAGACTTATTTGATGAACCACAAATTTACCGTATTGATCACTATCTCGGAAAAGAACTCGTGCAGAATTTG TTGGTACTTCGTTTTGCAAATCGATTCTTTTTGCCCCTCTGGAATCGCGATAACATTGCTAACGTGCAG ATAGTATTCAGAGAAGATTTTGGAACTGAAGGTCGTGGTGGATATTTTGATGAATACGG TATCATCCGTGATATTATTCAAAACCATCTTTTGCAG GTTTTCTGTCTGGTTGCCATGGAAAAACCCGTTTCCCTCAAACCAGAGCACATTCGCGATGAGAAAGTGAAG GTCCTTCAATCAGTACTTCCgattgaagatgaagaagttgtTCTTGGACAATATGAAGGTTACAGGGACGATTCTACTGTCCCTGACAATTCAAATACTCCAACTTTTGCAACTATGGTTCTACGTATACATAATGAAAGATGGGAAG gtgttcctttcaTTCTAAAGGCAGGGAAAGCTCTAAACTCAAGAAAAGCAGAGATCCGTGTCCAATTTAAGGATGTTCCTGGGGATATATACAAAT GTCAGAAGCAAGGGAGAAATGAGTTCGTAATTCGCCTACAACCTTCTGAAGCCATGTACATGAAACTCACT GTCAAGCAACCTGGGTTGGAGATGTCAACTGTGCAGAGCGAACTCGATTTGTCATATCGGCAGCGTTATCAAGAAGTCGTAATTCCTGAGGCTTATGAGCGTCTAATACTTGACAC AATCAGGGGTGACCAACAGCATTTTGTCCGGAGAGATGAACTTAAG GCGGCTTGGGAGATTTTCACACCAATTCTTCACAGAATTGACAATGGTGAATTTAAACCAATTCCATACCAACCAGGGAGCCGAGGTCCTGGTGAAGCGGACGAGCTGCTGGAAAAAGCTGGTTACGTCCAAACGCATGGTTACATTTGGATTCCTCCAACCTTGTAG
- the LOC115751147 gene encoding plant UBX domain-containing protein 1, with translation MIVDGSSSQLLFKRRRLAIHDPMEAEPAKAKLADMKEKFGREIRVFETSVSSPTQNAAPDTDETDEFYDFTAEDYHRLLTTKKEEKYLKTRKLREADEAARRSRMTKTVIRVRFPDNHTLEATFHPSEKIESLVDLLEKVVAKPELPFYIYTTPPKKQIKDLSQDFYSAGFIPGAIVYFSYDTQKVSNEDIAAAEMGPFLQEYVMALKGLELNIEKVEPVQSAPEPVEPAPPPVVQERKPAAKKPVKPKWLKM, from the exons ATGATAGTTGATGGTTCTTCTTCTCAGCTGCTTTTCAAGAGAAGGAGACTCGCCATCCACGACCCCATGGAAGCTGAACCGGCCAAG GCAAAGCTTGCTGACATGAAGGAAAAATTTGGACGTGAAATACGTGTGTTTGAAACTTCAGTAAGTTCTCCGACACAAAATGCAGCTCCAGATACTG ATGAAACAGATGAGTTCTATGATTTCACTGCGGAGGATTATCACCGacttttgactaccaaaaaagAAG aaaaatatttaaagacCAGAAAACTCCGAGAAGCAGACGAGGCAGCACGGCGCTCGAGAATGACAAAG ACTGTTATAAGGGTACGGTTTCCTGATAATCATACACTGGAGGCTACATTTCATCCATCAGAGAAAATAGAGAGTTTGGTTGATCTCCTTGAGAAAGTGGTTGCTAAACCTGAACTGCCATTTTATATAT ATACTACTCCACCCAAGAAGCAAATAAAAGACTTGTCTCAGGACTTTTACTCTGCCGGCTTCATTCCTGGTGCAatagtttatttttcttatgacaCTCAGAAAG TTTCAAATGAGGATATAGCAGCCGCGGAGATGGGTCCTTTCCTTCAAGAGTATGTCATGGCTCTGAAAGGCTTGGAGCTCAACATTGAGAAGGTAGAGCCGGTTCAATCTGCACCAGAGCCTGTAGAGCCAGCTCCTCCGCCTGTCGTCCAAGAGCGCAAGCCTGCTGCGAAAAAGCCTGTTAAGCCAAAGTGGCTTAAAATGTGA
- the LOC115751144 gene encoding AUGMIN subunit 6, which produces MTMDREKEREIELESAMYTNCLLLGLDPSIIGVGASNGTPRVGLFRHSNPKLGEQLLYFILSSLRGPAQSAKDFDRVWPIFDSAQSRDFRKVVQGIISELESQGALPRSNSRVSSLATCCGPRFVELLWQLSLHALREVHRRTFPADLATNPLPASLTDVAFSHAATLLPVTKARIALERRKFLKNAETAVQRQAMWSNLAHEMTAEFRGLCAEEAYLQQELEKLHDWRNKVKLEGELWDDLVSSSSQNSHLVSKATRLWESILARKSQHEVLASGPIEDLIAHREHRYRISGSSLLAAMDQSSQVPHAEILSVQPSDVASVHSDDKEQNNGSYDNMDKEKWHNSLDASNPANDETNFRVDDRSGRIHPTVDVAEVIRRWTHALQRIHKQSLLLAKANDGEGPEILRSADDGSTTGHVESLAATLAEHQQHLASFQVLINQLKEVSPAIQKSISECTDNVNSISSGLPPMMKQRAPLSSPSQIQSSGRGIESSADDINEMTSKMSSVQLDKVSAAPALKLPQLFTLTPNSSGKAGNLQKRQTLAIQNIQVENASEKKLPNQIFPKNHSDHQAQDSDDSYIQNLKRSVREAALSSQSCNSEGSRDSHSDEGSEHFFLPFPVTGFSHVGPEKKDASRSNRLFKSHVDSSSNGISVTDDNIGSKFDGLPDVISDLESLNDFDQVNSFLSASVSKHTPSATQSLFYDIDGTRDQVFSPPLLMETSLLADSYEDLLAPLSETEAALMNH; this is translated from the exons ATGACGATGGAcagggagaaggagagagagatagagctGGAGAGTGCAATGTACACTAATTGCTTGCTCCTAGGTCTCGATCCGTCCATCATCGGCGTCGGAGCCTCCAACGGCACCCCTCGCGTCGGCCTTTTCCGCCATTCCAACCCTAAACTCGGCGAGCAGCTTCTCTACTTCATCCTCTCCTCGCTTCGCGGCCCAGCTCAATCCGCCAAA GATTTCGACAGGGTCTGGCCGATTTTCGATTCGGCCCAATCGCGGGACTTCCGGAAG GTGGTTCAAGGTATTATCAGCGAGCTTGAATCACAAGGGGCGCTTCCTAGGAGCAATTCCAGGGTTTCTTCGCTGGCTACATGTTGTGGGCCAAG ATTTGTTGAACTCTTATGGCAACTTTCCTTGCATGCTTTAAGAGAGGTTCATAGGCGGACATTTCCAGCTGATCTAGCTACTAATCCTTTACCAGCTTCATTGACAGATGTAGCTTTCTCCCATGCTGCCACCCTTCTTCCAGTAACTAAG GCTAGAATTGCATTGGAAAGAAGAAAGTTCCTGAAAAATGCAGAAACAGCTGTACAGAGGCAGGCAATGTGGTCCAATTTGGCTCATGAAATGACTGCAGAGTTCCGAGGCTTGTGTGCTGAGGAG GCATACTTGCAGCAAGAACTGGAAAAACTTCATGACTGGAGAAACAAAGTCAAGTTGGAAGGGGAGCTGTGGGATGATCTTGTATCTAGTTCCAGTCAGAATTCTCATTTAGTTTCAAAGGCTACACGCCTATGGGAGTCCATATTAGCAAGAAAGA GTCAACATGAAGTGCTTGCTTCAGGTCCCATCGAGGACTTGATAGCTCATCGGGAGCATAG GTACCGAATCTCTGGATCATCCTTGCTTGCGGCAATGGATCAAAGTTCTCAGGTTCCTCATGCAGAGATCCTTTCCGTCCAGCCTAGTGATGTTGCTTCAGTACATTCGGATGACAAAGAACAAAATAATGGCTCATATGATAATATGGATAAAGAAAAGTGGCACAACAGCCTAGACGCATCCAATCCTGCAAATGATGAAACAAATTTTCGGGTTGATGATAGAAGTGGAAGAATCCACCCAACTGTTGATGTAGCCGAAGTTATAAGGCGCTGGACGCATGCTTTACAGCGGATTCATAAGCAGTCACTGCTTCTG GCAAAAGCTAACGATGGGGAGGGTCCAGAAATATTACGAAGTGCGGATGATGGCAGTACAACTGGTCATGTGGAATCATTAGCAGCAACTCTTGCTGAACATCAACAACACTTAGCGAGCTTTCAG GTGCTTATTAACCAATTAAAAGAAGTATCTCCTGCTATACAAAAATCAATCTCGGAATGCACGGATAATGTAAATAGTATATCTTCCGGTCTTCCTCCTATGATGAAACAACGTGCTCCATTGAGCTCACCGAGTCAAATACAGAGCAGTGGAAGAGGAATA GAAAGTAGTGCTGACGATATCAATGAGATGACTTCAAAAATGTCCAGTGTTCAGCTAGACAAAGTTTCAGCTGCTCCTGCTTTGAAACTCCCACAGTTATTTACTTTGACGCCTAATTCTTCTGGAAAGGCTGGAAACCTACAAAAGAGACAAACTTTGGCCATTCAAAATATTCAAGTGGAAAATGCATCTGAAAAGAAGTTGCCAaaccagatttttccaaaaaatcattcCGACCATCAAGCACAAG ACAGTGATGATTCCTACATTCAGAATTTGAAGAGATCTGTTCGAGAAGCAGCCCTGTCATCTCAATCCTGTAATTCAGAAGGGTCACGAGATAGCCATTCTGATGAAGGATCTGAGCATTTCTTTTTGCCATTTCCCGTCACTGGTTTTTCCCATGTTGGCCCAGAAAAGAAGGATGCTTCGAGGAGCAATAGGTTGTTTAAATCTCACGTAGACAGTTCCTCAAATGGCATTTCTGTGACTGATGATAACATTGGTAGTAAGTTTGATGGATTACCCGATGTTATAAGTGATCTGGAATCCCTTAATGACTTTGATCAAGTAAACAGTTTTCTCTCGGCTTCTGTTTCTAAGCACACACCTTCGGCTACACAAAGTTTGTTCTATGACATTGACGGGACTCGGGATCAGGTCTTTTCACCGCCTTTGCTGATGGAAACGTCTCTGTTAGCCGATTCTTATGAGGATTTGCTTG CCCCATTATCCGAAACTGAGGCTGCTCTGATGAACCATTGA
- the LOC115751146 gene encoding serine/threonine protein phosphatase 2A 57 kDa regulatory subunit B' theta isoform-like, producing the protein MINKILNRLPKKPSKSADNREGGGTSTSSYGASAVSRSNDVAGSHYGSSSGSALPGVNSNSGLGLNYGSKLPQVLNSKLNGTFSASSYEALPSFKDVPNSEKQNLFIRKLNLCCVNFDFTDPTKNIKEKEIKRQTLVELVDYITSANGKFPEVAMQETIKMVSINLFRTLTSPPRENKVLEAFDLEEEEPSMDPAWPHLQIVYEFLLRFVASPETDAKLAKRYVDHSFVLRLLDLFDSEDPRERDYLKTILHRIYGKFMVHRPFIRKAINNIFFRFIFETEKHNGIAELLEILGSIINGFALPLKEEHKLFLVRALIPLHKPKCIPMYHQQLSYCITQFVEKDCKLADTVIRGMLKYWPITNSSKEVMFLGELEEVLEATQAPEFQRCMVPLFRRIAHCLSSSHFQVAERALFLWNNDHIENLIKQNCKVLLPIIFPALERNARSHWNQAVQSLTLNVRKIYSDVDPELFEECLAKFQEDEAQEKDVKLQREATWKRLEEIAAMKAASNEAVLVPRRLAHAPSG; encoded by the exons ATGATTAACAAGATATTGAATAGGCTGCCAAAGAAGCCATCTAAGTCTGCGGATAATCGTGAAGGTGGGGGAACCTCTACGTCCTCGTATGGTGCTTCTGCAGTTTCAAGAAGCAACGATGTAGCGGGTAGCCACTATGGGAGTTCGAGTGGATCTGCTCTTCCAGGCGTTAATTCCAATTCGGGGTTGGGGTTGAACTATGGAAGTAAGCTCCCTCAGGTTTTGAACTCTAAGCTGAATGGCACATTTTCAGCATCTTCTTACGAGGCTTTGCCTAGTTTTAAAGATGTCCCCAACTCGGAGAAGCAAAATTTGTTTATCAGAAAGTTAAATTTGTGTTGTGTGAATTTTGATTTTACTGATCCTACGAAGAacatcaaggaaaaagaaattaagcgTCAGACCTTGGTGGAGCTGGTGGATTATATTACTTCTGCAAATGGAAAATTTCCTGAAGTCGCGATGCAAGAAACTATAAAGATGGTGTCAATAAATCTGTTCAGGACATTAACTTCTCCTCCACGTGAGAACAAAGTCCTAGAAGCTTTTGATTTGGAAGAAGAGGAACCTTCGATGGATCCTGCTTGGCCTCACTTACAGATTGTGTATGAATTCCTTCTCAGATTTGTGGCATCTCCAGAAACTGATGCCAAGCTGGCCAAGAGGTATGTTGACCATTCTTTTGTTCTCAGGCTATTGGATCTATTTGACTCTGAGGACCCGAGAGAAAGAGATTACTTGAAAACTATTCTTCATCGTATCTATGGGAAATTCATGGTGCACCGACCATTTATCCGGAAAGCTATCAACAATATCTTCTTTCGCTTTATATTTGAAACCGAGAAGCATAATGGAATTGCTGAACTATTGGAAATTTTGGGAAGCATTATCAATGGTTTTGCTCTGCCACTGAAAGAAGAGCACAAGCTCTTTCTTGTTAGAGCACTCATTCCACTTCACAAACCAAAATGTATTCCAATGTATCACCAGCAGCTATCCTACTGCATTACACAATTTGTGGAGAAAGATTGCAAGCTTGCTGATACTGTTATAAGGGGTATGCTAAAGTATTGGCCAATTACAAATAGTTCGAAGGAAGTCATGTTTCTTGGAGAGCTGGAAGAAGTTTTAGAAGCAACTCAAGCCCCAGAATTTCAGCGCTGTATGGTTCCTTTGTTTCGTCGGATAGCACATTGCTTAAGCAGCTCACATTTTCAg GTTGCAGAGAGGGCTCTTTTCTTATGGAACAACGATCACATTGAGAATCTAATCAAGCAAAATTGCAAAGTGTTACTGCCGATTATCTTCCCTGCCCTGGAAAGGAACGCTAGAAGCCACTGGAATCAAGCAGTTCAGAGCTTGACTCTGAATGTGCGCAAGATCTACTCTGATGTTGACCCGGAGCTCTTTGAGGAGTGTTTGGCCAAATTCCAGGAAGATGAGGCGCAAGAAAAGGATGTCAAGTTGCAGCGTGAAGCCACGTGGAAGCGACTAGAAGAAATCGCTGCAATGAAAGCTGCCAGTAATGAAGCCGTGCTTGTGCCCCGCAGATTAGCACATGCACCTTCTGGCTAG